A portion of the Bactrocera neohumeralis isolate Rockhampton chromosome 2, APGP_CSIRO_Bneo_wtdbg2-racon-allhic-juicebox.fasta_v2, whole genome shotgun sequence genome contains these proteins:
- the LOC126751360 gene encoding uncharacterized protein LOC126751360 has product MREIFASADEKFVKEQHSGHNQNNPLRIYKFRSSEFLRIEKGFDKNALPIVFKVSPDSLLNLCIKLIDALPLPSVYKWTNLDVCKWIRKYGYPQYMNTFHVNLITGQKLLLLDAQALSAMNIKNFADIKHIAYGIRGLFYYEMTKYIRSISLPPEYYYELYKLFETKSGRKYQDVRRSDLWRRMQLLRENSPNYSHWDLLERWLARKREHTELFGGVKRYRLYKCLPEKPAKPEEILPANPCYCMPPCSCFWTEDRHLQAPTVFSLLAPVRKADPTVTKERCRNCAPPCTCHWPSHFYKFDILLSCLRENFPNKYGEREVARQRQSRTLFTSSFID; this is encoded by the exons ATGCGTGAGATCTTTGCGAGTGCGGACGAAAAATTCGTTAAGGAACAACACAGTGGACACAACCAAAACAATCCACTAAGGATCTACAAATTCAGGTCGAGTGAGTTTTTGCGTATCGAAAAGGGGTTTGATAAGAACGCGTTGCCGATAGTCTTCAAAGTTTCGCCCGACAGTCTTCTCAATCTCTGCATAAAGCTCATAGATGCATTGCCCTTGCCGTCGGTTTACAAATGGACGAATCTGGATGTCTGCAAATGGATACGCAAATATGGTTACCCTCAGTATATG AACACATTTCATGTCAATCTCATAACCGGTCAGAAACTATTGTTACTCGATGCTCAAGCGTTGAGCGccatgaatattaaaaatttcgcaGATATTAAGCATATCGCTTACGGTATACGGGGACTCTTCTATTACGAAATGACCAAGTATATACGCAGCATTTCGCTACCGCCCGAGTACTATTAcgaattgtataaattatttgagACGAAAAGTGGACGGAAATATCAGGATGTACGCCGTTCGGATCTCTGGCGTCGCATGCAATTGCTGCGCGAGAATAGTCCAAATTATTCACATTGGGATCTGCTCGAACGTTGGCTGGCACGCAAACGCGAACATACCGAACTTTTTGGTGGTGTCAAGCGTTATCGTCTCTACAAATGCTTGCCGGAAAAACCAGCGAAACCGGAAGAAATTCTGCCGGCGAATCCTTGTTATTGTATGCCACCGTGTTCTTGCTTTTGGACTGAGGATCGGCATTTGCAAGCGCCAACGGTATTCTCGTTACTCGCACCGGTTCGTAAGGCAGACCCTACTGTTACGAAAGAACGTTGCCGAAACTGTGCCCCGCCGTGCACGTGTCATTGGCCTTCacatttctataaatttgaCATATTATTGTCATGTCTGAGGGAGAATTTTCCAAACAAATACGGTGAAAGGGAAGTGGCGCGTCAAAGACAATCCAGAACACTATTTACTTCATCGTTTATAGATTGA
- the LOC126751358 gene encoding uncharacterized protein LOC126751358 has product MRQSSSLHKRGYFHLSDEKFVRRKPKKNESHSELQTYQFKPYTVCMEPAEFQVHELPIEFKVTPDTLLNLTAKVVDALPLPQIYDWTNADCCKWMREYGYPEYQNTLRVNLITGRKFLLLDAQALVAINIKIFSHIQHIAAGIRQLFFFEMTKFLRSISLPPQYYYEMYKLFKVKTGYRYDITRRTELWRQLQMLRKNDQPATHWDLLERWLQLKPATVELIGGVRRRNLYRCAAPCQETADSASSVINLCKCASICSCEWAEISYKEPTVLTVLRAHRVSAIGNRLSTCKTCLPPCTCHWPSRYFKSNDLLQCLKKNFPVKYGADVRTKSTYGSNAYRASFASYSSNTTAVRLLTL; this is encoded by the exons ATGAGGCAGAGCAGCTCCTTGCATAAGCGTGGCTATTTTCATCTATCGGATGAGAAGTTTGTTAGAAGAAAACCGAAAAAGAATGAATCCCATTCAGAGCTGCAAACATATCAATTCAAACCCTATACCGTTTGCATGGAACCAGCGGAATTCCAAGTACACGAACTGCCGATCGAGTTTAAAGTCACGCCCGATACGTTGCTCAATTTGACCGCGAAGGTAGTGGACGCGTTGCCACTGCCGCAAATTTATGACTGGACCAATGCGGATTGCTGTAAGTGGATGCGGGAATATGGTTATCCAGAATATCAG AACACCTTACGTGTAAATCTAATAACGGGACGTAAGTTCTTGCTACTGGACGCGCAAGCTCTGGTGgcgataaatataaaaatcttcaGTCACATTCAACACATTGCCGCTGGCATACGACAGCTATTCTTCTTCGAGATGACGAAGTTTCTGCGCAGCATCTCGCTACCACCGCAATACTACTATGAaatgtacaaattattcaaggtCAAAACCGGTTACCGTTACGACATCACGCGACGTACTGAGCTCTGGCGTCAACTGCAAATGTTGCGCAAAAATGATCAGCCTGCAACGCACTGGGACTTACTCGAACGCTGGTTACAGCTCAAACCGGCTACTGTAGAGCTAATAGGTGGTGTGCGTCGTCGAAATCTTTACCGCTGTGCAGCGCCATGTCAAGAAACAGCGGACTCGGCATCATCTGTAATAAACTTATGCAAGTGTGCTTCGATTTGCTCGTGTGAATGGGCTGAAATTAGTTACAAAGAACCAACGGTGTTAACGGTACTGCGTGCGCATCGTGTTTCAGCGATTGGCAATCGTTTAAGCACTTGCAAGACCTGTCTGCCGCCCTGTACATGTCACTGGCCGAGCAGGTATTTCAAATCCAATGATCTGCTGCAATGCTTGAAGAAAAACTTCCCGGTTAAATATGGTGCCGATGTCAGAACAAAATCCACTTATGGTTCGAATGCTTATAGGGCGAGTTTTGCAAGTTATAGTAGTAACACCACTGCGGTGCGTTTGCTCACTCTTTAA